Proteins encoded together in one Planctomyces sp. SH-PL14 window:
- a CDS encoding D-TA family PLP-dependent enzyme, which yields MDPRYQIDDVSNLLSPGLVVFRDLVVQNVEAMIRMAGGVDRLRPHCKTHKMAEVTKIEFKLGITKHKAATIAEAEMLAACGVPDVMISYPIVGPNLGRVAKLIKTFPGTRFSVVADHARPIEQLGAAMTAAGLKVDVFLEVNPGRDRTGIPIGPEARELYVKLCSTPGIVPAGLHVYDGHITEPAFDARNATIRGHWEKVLAFRSALVDSGHAVPRIVCGGSPQFGVYAHIQGAGVELSPGTCVLHDAGYDKYPEMQCFTPAALVLTRVISRPTAKRVTFDVGNKAIASDPPMGQRLVLPDIPDAVQVLHNEEHLVVETADADRWQPGDWTFAIPKHICPTSAVHKFAYAVSGGKVIGEWEVTSRDRRITI from the coding sequence ATGGATCCGCGTTACCAGATCGACGACGTCTCAAACCTCCTCAGCCCCGGGCTGGTCGTGTTCCGCGACCTCGTAGTGCAGAACGTCGAAGCGATGATCCGGATGGCGGGAGGGGTCGACCGGCTCCGTCCGCACTGCAAGACGCACAAGATGGCCGAGGTGACGAAGATCGAGTTCAAGCTGGGGATCACGAAGCACAAGGCGGCCACGATCGCCGAAGCGGAGATGCTGGCCGCCTGCGGCGTTCCGGACGTCATGATCTCCTACCCGATCGTCGGCCCGAACCTGGGCCGGGTCGCGAAGCTCATCAAGACGTTTCCGGGTACTCGCTTCTCCGTCGTCGCCGATCACGCGCGACCGATCGAGCAGCTCGGCGCGGCAATGACCGCGGCGGGGCTCAAGGTCGATGTCTTCCTGGAGGTGAATCCCGGCCGCGACCGGACAGGGATTCCGATCGGTCCCGAGGCCCGCGAGCTGTACGTGAAGCTCTGCAGCACTCCGGGAATCGTTCCAGCGGGGCTGCATGTCTATGACGGTCACATCACCGAGCCGGCCTTCGATGCGCGGAACGCGACGATCCGCGGGCATTGGGAGAAGGTCCTGGCGTTCCGGTCGGCCCTGGTCGACAGCGGGCATGCCGTGCCGCGGATTGTCTGCGGCGGGTCGCCTCAGTTCGGCGTCTACGCTCACATTCAGGGGGCGGGGGTTGAGCTGAGTCCTGGTACCTGCGTCCTCCACGATGCCGGTTACGACAAGTATCCGGAGATGCAGTGTTTCACGCCGGCGGCGCTCGTTCTGACGCGGGTGATCAGCCGTCCGACGGCGAAGCGGGTCACGTTCGATGTCGGGAACAAGGCGATCGCCTCGGACCCTCCGATGGGTCAGCGGCTTGTCCTGCCGGATATTCCGGATGCGGTTCAGGTTCTACACAACGAGGAGCATCTTGTCGTGGAGACGGCGGACGCGGACCGGTGGCAGCCGGGGGACTGGACGTTTGCGATCCCGAAGCACATCTGTCCGACGTCGGCCGTGCATAAGTTTGCTTATGCGGTGAGTGGGGGGAAGGTGATTGGCGAGTGGGAAGTCACGTCTCGCGACCGGCGGATCACGATCTGA
- a CDS encoding prenyltransferase/squalene oxidase repeat-containing protein, translated as MVHRFVRLWLTSAMVLVLAAPTWAEQDEEVDTAIARALDYIKSQQLPNGAWRAEGHGESTGITGLAVMAFMAAGHTPGEGPYAETIDKGIRWVLEHQEANGMLIAKRSHGPMYDHGIATLMLAECYGMMNEKDGAKVKKALERAIRLILESQVVHKDRRHEGGWRYQVESRDSDLSVTGWQVLALRAAKDVGCDVPAEAIDAAVDYVRNCATPDNKGFGYQPGSGPTPTLTGTGITCLEVCGKHETREAIGGAKALLENQLRHDSQYFYYGVYYTGVGMFKMGGEYAEKMHRRLCKLLLETQDAEGSWTPRHGGEREAGKVYCTAMSVLGLAIEYRYLPIYQR; from the coding sequence ATGGTTCACCGGTTCGTGCGACTCTGGCTGACATCGGCGATGGTCCTGGTCCTCGCTGCGCCCACGTGGGCGGAGCAGGACGAGGAAGTCGACACCGCCATCGCCCGCGCCCTGGACTACATCAAGTCCCAGCAGCTTCCGAACGGGGCGTGGCGGGCCGAAGGGCACGGGGAGTCGACCGGGATCACCGGGCTCGCCGTGATGGCCTTCATGGCCGCGGGGCATACGCCGGGCGAAGGGCCCTACGCGGAGACGATCGACAAGGGGATCCGCTGGGTCCTGGAGCACCAGGAGGCGAACGGGATGCTGATCGCCAAGCGGAGCCACGGCCCGATGTACGACCACGGCATCGCCACGCTCATGCTGGCCGAGTGCTACGGGATGATGAACGAGAAAGACGGGGCGAAGGTCAAGAAGGCCCTCGAACGGGCGATCCGGCTGATTCTCGAATCGCAGGTTGTCCACAAGGACCGCCGGCACGAAGGAGGCTGGCGGTATCAGGTCGAGAGCCGCGACAGCGACCTGAGCGTCACGGGTTGGCAGGTCCTGGCGCTGCGGGCCGCCAAGGACGTCGGCTGCGACGTCCCCGCCGAGGCGATCGACGCCGCCGTCGACTACGTCCGGAACTGCGCCACCCCGGACAACAAGGGGTTCGGCTACCAGCCTGGCAGCGGTCCGACCCCGACGCTCACCGGGACCGGGATCACCTGCCTGGAAGTCTGCGGGAAGCACGAGACCCGGGAGGCGATCGGCGGGGCGAAGGCGCTCCTGGAGAACCAGCTCCGGCACGACAGCCAGTACTTCTACTATGGCGTCTACTACACCGGCGTGGGGATGTTCAAGATGGGGGGCGAGTACGCGGAGAAGATGCACCGGCGGCTCTGCAAGCTCCTCCTGGAGACTCAGGACGCCGAGGGTTCATGGACGCCGCGGCACGGCGGGGAGCGGGAGGCGGGGAAGGTGTACTGCACGGCGATGTCGGTCCTCGGTCTGGCGATCGAGTACCGGTACCTGCCGATCTACCAGCGGTGA
- a CDS encoding alkaline phosphatase family protein encodes MRQQLLALTACLAVAAPVRLNAQAPPAAPAPPPVAGSQPAGADSILLPNGWRLTPAGKQIEVTDLPLNVLALPDSKTAVIATSGYNAHELSLVDLESGRKTAVAAVPQSWFGLAADSKSQRLWWSGGGGGVVLPFAVGRDSFTPSAPVRVIPEGALPAEVDTTTQRGLPGFCTGLLFDEARSRLFALCILSKGENKSFAWGDAKTDNNAGGVIAVLDPAKPEQPAVIVPCGKRPYDIALGKNGLLYVSDWADRKVLAVDPETLRTVARIPVGDHPNQIVVHPEDGRLFVACASSNGVWVIDPTAGVVQETIFTALFPQSPEGSTPDALCLSADGETLFVANADNNCVAVIDVESPRRSAVQGYIPTGWYPTSLATTPDGKTLLVGIGKGIRTEEKKSNKPEAEKIAAARAGAPGEGGYYRIPFPHIGTTLSGALSIIDLPGEEQLEKYTDQVYRNCPYADEKVRTAKYERPTAIPTQVGAPSPIKHVIYIIKENRTYDQVFSDIPRGNRDPSLLMFGEDVTPNHHKLANEFVLLDNLYCNGHVSADGHPWSTAAYNTDYIARNWALTYSRREGIDDDDEGDLSTAPSGYIWDACKRNGLTYRSYGEYGGRVSEPDGTLRIEGRVPGLVGHMSPKYGIPKVAGQPARDTDRVETFLEEFAEYEKNGDLPRFVVMSLGEDHTQGTRPGAPTPQACVASNDLALGRLVEAISKSRYWKETAIFVIEDDAQNGPDHVDAHRTIGLVISPYVRRGHLDSTQYQTVSMLRTMELILGLPPLSQFDAAATPMFESFTDKPDLRPYEHVDARIDLDAKNGRLAYGADRSEKMDFSEYDRIDDFELNEILWRAIHGKDAPLPPAVRRAIAYRGLELPAERD; translated from the coding sequence ATGCGTCAGCAACTGCTTGCCCTGACCGCCTGCCTGGCGGTCGCCGCCCCCGTTCGTCTCAACGCCCAGGCCCCTCCCGCGGCCCCGGCCCCTCCCCCCGTCGCGGGGAGCCAGCCGGCCGGGGCGGATTCGATCCTCCTCCCCAACGGCTGGCGGCTGACGCCGGCGGGGAAGCAGATCGAGGTGACCGATCTCCCGCTGAACGTCCTGGCTCTCCCAGACAGCAAGACGGCGGTCATTGCAACAAGCGGCTACAACGCCCATGAGCTCTCCCTGGTCGACCTCGAGAGCGGACGGAAGACCGCCGTCGCCGCCGTGCCGCAGAGCTGGTTCGGTCTGGCGGCCGATTCGAAGAGTCAGCGGCTGTGGTGGTCCGGCGGCGGAGGAGGAGTGGTGCTTCCGTTCGCGGTCGGCCGGGACTCATTCACGCCGTCCGCTCCGGTGCGAGTCATTCCGGAAGGGGCCCTTCCGGCGGAAGTCGACACCACTACCCAGCGGGGCCTCCCGGGCTTCTGCACGGGGCTCCTGTTCGACGAAGCCCGGTCGCGGCTGTTCGCCCTGTGCATCCTCTCGAAAGGCGAAAACAAGTCCTTCGCCTGGGGGGACGCCAAGACGGACAACAACGCCGGCGGCGTCATTGCCGTCCTCGATCCCGCGAAGCCCGAGCAGCCGGCGGTGATCGTCCCCTGCGGCAAGCGTCCCTACGACATCGCCCTGGGAAAAAACGGCCTGCTCTACGTCAGCGACTGGGCCGACCGCAAGGTGCTCGCCGTCGATCCCGAGACGCTCCGCACCGTCGCCCGCATTCCCGTCGGCGACCATCCCAACCAGATCGTCGTCCATCCGGAGGACGGCCGGCTGTTCGTCGCCTGCGCTTCGAGCAACGGCGTCTGGGTGATCGATCCGACGGCGGGGGTCGTCCAGGAGACGATCTTTACCGCCCTCTTCCCGCAGTCTCCTGAGGGGAGCACGCCGGACGCGCTCTGCCTCAGCGCGGATGGGGAAACGCTGTTCGTCGCCAACGCGGACAACAACTGCGTTGCCGTGATCGACGTGGAGTCGCCCCGCCGCAGTGCCGTTCAGGGCTACATCCCGACCGGCTGGTATCCCACCTCGCTCGCCACGACGCCCGATGGCAAGACGCTGCTCGTCGGCATCGGCAAGGGGATCCGCACCGAGGAGAAGAAGTCAAACAAGCCGGAGGCGGAGAAGATCGCTGCCGCCCGCGCCGGAGCTCCCGGCGAAGGGGGCTACTACCGGATTCCGTTCCCGCATATCGGGACCACACTCTCGGGCGCGCTGTCGATCATCGACCTCCCGGGCGAAGAGCAGCTGGAGAAGTACACCGACCAGGTCTACCGCAACTGCCCCTACGCCGACGAGAAGGTCCGCACGGCAAAGTACGAACGGCCCACCGCGATCCCGACGCAGGTCGGCGCCCCGTCGCCGATCAAGCACGTCATCTACATCATCAAGGAAAACCGCACCTACGATCAGGTCTTCAGCGACATCCCCCGCGGCAACCGCGATCCGTCGCTGCTGATGTTCGGCGAGGACGTCACCCCGAACCACCACAAGCTCGCCAACGAGTTCGTGCTCCTCGACAACCTGTACTGCAACGGCCACGTCTCGGCCGACGGACACCCGTGGTCGACCGCGGCCTACAACACGGACTACATCGCCCGGAACTGGGCCCTCACCTATTCCCGCCGGGAAGGGATCGACGACGATGACGAGGGGGACCTCTCCACCGCCCCCAGCGGGTACATCTGGGACGCCTGCAAACGGAACGGGCTGACCTACCGCAGCTACGGCGAGTACGGCGGCCGCGTGAGCGAGCCGGACGGCACCCTCCGCATCGAAGGCCGCGTCCCGGGGCTGGTGGGGCACATGTCGCCGAAGTACGGCATCCCGAAAGTGGCCGGGCAGCCCGCCCGCGACACCGACCGTGTGGAGACGTTCCTCGAAGAGTTCGCCGAGTACGAGAAGAACGGCGACCTGCCGCGTTTCGTCGTGATGAGTCTCGGCGAAGACCACACGCAGGGGACCCGCCCCGGCGCTCCGACGCCGCAGGCCTGCGTCGCCAGCAACGACCTGGCCCTCGGCCGGCTCGTCGAAGCGATTTCCAAGAGCCGCTACTGGAAGGAGACCGCGATCTTCGTGATCGAGGACGATGCCCAGAACGGCCCGGACCATGTCGACGCCCACCGGACGATCGGCCTCGTGATCAGCCCTTATGTCCGCCGGGGCCACCTCGACAGCACGCAGTATCAGACGGTCTCGATGCTCCGCACGATGGAGCTGATCCTCGGCCTTCCGCCGCTGAGCCAGTTCGACGCGGCGGCGACGCCGATGTTCGAGTCATTCACCGACAAGCCCGACCTTCGCCCATACGAGCACGTCGACGCGCGGATCGATCTCGACGCGAAGAACGGCCGGCTGGCCTACGGCGCCGACCGCTCGGAGAAAATGGACTTCAGCGAATACGACCGGATCGACGACTTCGAGCTGAACGAGATCCTCTGGCGGGCGATCCACGGCAAGGACGCCCCGCTCCCGCCGGCCGTCCGCCGGGCGATCGCCTATCGCGGGCTGGAGCTCCCGGCCGAGCGCGACTGA
- a CDS encoding Nramp family divalent metal transporter, translated as MADSNSLSADAPLNSPEFQSPYPGVKAMPRWDAAELPEAPVFEWRKLGAFLGPALVMAAAAIGGGEWLTGPVNAARYGGDLFWLCTLSILGQVIYNVEICRYTLYTGEPIFTGKFRIPPSPWFWVILYLLVDFGSLLPYLAANAAVPLAAMFLGHLPDQSAASPLLATIGGWAFKEAQLVTTLGVVVFMSVFIPLSIGGKIYNSMRALMTFKLFYVFGLLVFLAIGYSTASTWKEILTGFVKVGNLPCYAVEDTNKNGLRDGGEEAHGPNVDNFITAWSEGRPLRPMDMTLIGFIITMAAISGNGGLTNTPLSNYTRDQGWGMGAHVGAIPSMVGGHEIELSHVGAVFDVNEKTLPRWKRWLWHVKREQWFLWLPACFVGIALPSMLSIQFLQRGQVIDKSKAAGITADKVSEAVGASFGSGIGSTFWYLMLFCGFLVLGTSMASTADGVLRRWVDVFWTASPRLRKWDTKDIRKLYFGVLCVYVGLGTLVLTLVNGARLVEWTGILYNFALGFSCFHTVAVNSYLLPQAIRPRMGTRVALLIVGCFFTAIATLSAYGPVMALFTSKA; from the coding sequence TTGGCCGACTCGAATTCGCTAAGCGCCGATGCGCCGCTCAACAGCCCGGAGTTCCAGTCCCCCTATCCCGGCGTCAAGGCGATGCCCCGCTGGGACGCGGCGGAGCTGCCCGAGGCTCCCGTCTTCGAATGGCGGAAGCTCGGCGCCTTCCTCGGCCCGGCGCTCGTCATGGCGGCGGCCGCGATCGGGGGGGGCGAATGGCTCACCGGTCCGGTCAACGCGGCCCGCTACGGCGGCGACCTGTTCTGGCTCTGCACCCTGAGCATCCTGGGGCAGGTGATCTACAACGTCGAGATCTGTCGCTACACGCTCTACACCGGCGAACCGATCTTCACCGGGAAGTTCCGGATCCCCCCCAGCCCCTGGTTCTGGGTCATCCTCTATCTGCTGGTCGACTTCGGCTCGCTGCTGCCGTATCTCGCGGCGAACGCGGCGGTCCCGCTGGCGGCGATGTTCCTGGGACATCTCCCGGATCAATCCGCCGCGAGTCCTCTGCTGGCGACGATCGGCGGCTGGGCGTTCAAGGAAGCCCAGCTCGTGACGACGCTGGGGGTGGTGGTCTTCATGTCGGTCTTCATTCCGCTGTCGATCGGCGGGAAGATCTACAACTCGATGCGGGCCCTGATGACGTTCAAGCTGTTCTACGTCTTCGGGCTGCTGGTTTTCCTGGCGATCGGTTACTCGACCGCTTCGACCTGGAAAGAGATCCTCACCGGCTTCGTGAAGGTCGGGAATCTTCCGTGCTATGCCGTCGAAGACACGAACAAGAACGGCCTCCGGGACGGAGGCGAGGAAGCCCACGGGCCGAACGTCGACAACTTCATCACCGCCTGGAGCGAAGGGCGTCCGCTGCGGCCGATGGACATGACCCTCATCGGGTTCATCATCACGATGGCGGCGATCTCCGGGAACGGCGGACTGACCAATACGCCGCTGAGCAACTACACCCGCGACCAGGGGTGGGGGATGGGAGCCCATGTCGGGGCGATTCCCAGCATGGTCGGCGGACATGAGATCGAGCTGTCGCACGTCGGAGCGGTCTTTGACGTCAACGAGAAGACTCTGCCCCGCTGGAAACGCTGGCTATGGCACGTCAAGCGGGAACAGTGGTTCCTGTGGCTGCCGGCCTGCTTTGTGGGGATCGCCCTCCCGAGCATGCTGTCGATCCAGTTCCTTCAGCGGGGGCAGGTGATCGACAAGTCCAAAGCGGCCGGGATCACGGCGGACAAGGTGAGTGAGGCAGTCGGCGCGAGCTTCGGCAGCGGGATCGGCTCGACGTTCTGGTACCTGATGCTCTTCTGCGGATTCCTGGTGCTGGGGACCAGCATGGCTTCGACGGCCGACGGCGTCCTGCGGAGATGGGTCGACGTCTTCTGGACCGCCAGTCCGCGGCTGCGGAAGTGGGACACGAAGGACATCCGTAAGCTCTACTTCGGAGTGCTGTGCGTCTACGTCGGGCTGGGGACGCTCGTCCTGACGCTCGTGAACGGCGCGCGGCTCGTGGAGTGGACCGGGATTCTCTACAACTTCGCTCTCGGGTTCAGCTGCTTCCACACGGTTGCGGTGAACTCGTACCTCCTGCCGCAGGCGATCCGCCCGCGGATGGGGACGCGGGTGGCGCTGCTGATCGTCGGATGCTTCTTCACCGCGATCGCGACGCTGTCGGCTTACGGCCCGGTGATGGCGCTCTTCACCTCGAAGGCGTAG